In Sphingomonas psychrotolerans, the following proteins share a genomic window:
- a CDS encoding RNB domain-containing ribonuclease, whose translation MKTLADPANRLSHGLAAIRTRFQVPEGFSRAVLAAAEAAAARAPTGHIDRTDRHFVTLDPASATDLDQAFAVEAAGPDMLLHYAIADVAWFVDDGDPIDLEAWRRGTTFYLPDGKAGLYPPVLSEGAASLLPTGPRPAVIFTVRVTPDGAVHLDGAERAVIRSAAKLAYDSVRDTDLPPGFADLTARLQHAESRRGAARVDPPEQEVALRDDGSFALVFRPRLASEERNAALSLAANMAIADVLRAHQTGLFRVMAEPDDRAVARLRQTAVAFGLDWLPVATLAQFEATLDPGDPKQAAFMLAIRRAGQGASYQPFQPGIVPWHAAVAASYAHATAPLRRLADRYVIRATLAVANGQPVPEIVTAAFDKLPVVMARADAIGGQIDRAVIDLAEAVMLQGREGEVFAAIVTDADDRGARIQLCDLPIVTRLALRGAEPGDAVRVRLVSADPDRQRITFEPVV comes from the coding sequence ATGAAAACTCTCGCCGACCCCGCCAACCGCCTGTCGCACGGCCTCGCCGCGATCCGCACGCGCTTCCAGGTGCCAGAGGGCTTCTCCCGCGCGGTGCTCGCGGCCGCCGAAGCTGCGGCAGCCCGCGCCCCGACCGGACACATCGACCGGACCGACCGGCATTTCGTCACGCTAGACCCTGCCAGCGCGACCGATCTCGACCAGGCCTTCGCGGTCGAAGCGGCCGGGCCTGACATGCTGCTTCATTATGCGATCGCCGATGTCGCGTGGTTCGTCGACGACGGCGACCCGATCGACCTCGAGGCATGGCGCCGCGGCACGACTTTCTATCTCCCGGACGGCAAGGCCGGGCTTTATCCGCCGGTGCTCAGCGAAGGCGCCGCGAGCCTGCTCCCCACCGGCCCGCGGCCGGCAGTGATCTTCACCGTGCGCGTCACGCCGGATGGGGCGGTGCATCTCGACGGTGCCGAACGCGCGGTGATCCGCAGCGCGGCCAAGCTCGCCTATGACAGCGTCCGCGATACGGATCTGCCGCCGGGCTTTGCCGACCTTACTGCCCGCCTCCAGCACGCCGAGAGCCGTCGCGGCGCTGCCCGCGTCGATCCGCCGGAACAGGAAGTCGCCCTGCGCGACGACGGCAGCTTCGCATTGGTCTTCCGTCCGCGCCTCGCCTCGGAGGAGCGTAACGCCGCGCTCTCGCTCGCTGCCAACATGGCGATCGCCGATGTGCTGCGGGCGCACCAGACCGGGCTGTTCCGGGTGATGGCCGAGCCCGACGACCGTGCCGTCGCGCGCCTGCGCCAGACCGCCGTCGCCTTCGGCCTCGATTGGCTGCCCGTGGCGACGCTCGCGCAATTCGAGGCGACGCTCGATCCCGGCGATCCGAAGCAGGCGGCCTTCATGCTGGCGATCCGCCGCGCGGGGCAGGGCGCGTCGTACCAGCCCTTTCAGCCCGGCATCGTCCCGTGGCACGCGGCAGTTGCGGCGAGCTACGCCCATGCCACCGCGCCGCTCCGCCGCCTCGCCGATCGCTATGTGATCCGCGCGACGCTGGCGGTGGCCAACGGCCAGCCGGTTCCCGAAATAGTGACCGCGGCGTTCGACAAGCTTCCGGTGGTAATGGCGCGCGCCGATGCGATCGGCGGCCAGATCGATCGCGCGGTGATCGACCTCGCCGAGGCAGTGATGCTGCAGGGCAGGGAAGGCGAGGTATTTGCCGCGATCGTCACCGACGCCGACGATCGCGGCGCACGCATCCAGCTGTGCGATCTGCCGATCGTCACCCGCCTTGCGCTGCGCGGGGCAGAACCGGGCGATGCAGTGCGCGTGCGGCTCGTTTCGGCCGATCCGGATCGCCAGCGGATCACATTCGAGCCAGTGGTGTGA